Part of the Triticum urartu cultivar G1812 chromosome 2, Tu2.1, whole genome shotgun sequence genome, ATCGGGACAAATGgatccagatgaaccgggaccaatgcccacgaggccccggccggcccccgggctcacgaaccgggatgtatacccccatgggtcccggtttgtgactgaaccgggactaatggacTGGCCAGGTCcgaaccaaagccctgttttctactagtggctAGACGTGCCCTGAAACTGAAGTCTCACTGTTGCTTCGCCATTCGCCGTCATACACAAATGATGTTATAGCATTTGAAGTTTTTTTTAACACGGGACAAACGTAAGCACttatatacacgcgcatacactcactcCTATGGACGCACACATGCACACCCTATTTCTATGAGTacctccgaaagactgagccggcatatcatcttgaaatttacgaagtcaccgtaggcacctcgtcgtcgacggcAACGTCTCCTCCCATTAAATGCACATCGTcgaaaattctaaaataaatccagaaataaatGTGAGCATCAGGATTTAAACCTCGGTAAGCTAAAAATATCACagtcctcctaaccatccaaccaggGGCGGAGCTACAGGGTGGCCAGGGCGGGCTGCGGCCCACCTTGAGATTTTGGAGCAGCCTATTATACCTATGGATATTTAACTAGGACAGAAAAAAATAGCCCAATAATTTCCGCTGCGCACGCATTCAGCCACAGCCCACAACCACGGCCTCGTTGGCTCGTTCTAGATCGCGCCAGCCAGTCCCGATGCCAATCCGACGACCGACGCCCTCACCTCACCGCCGCGGCGCCGCCGTTCCTCATGGTCTCGCCGGCTCGCCGGTCGCCGGCCGGAGCCCAGGCCGCCTCCCCTTCCTGCCCGGCGCCCCTGGCTCTCGTCTCCCCCGCGCCCCCGCCCTGCCCTTCTGCCGTTCTGCACCGTTGACCCAAGCCGCGGCTGCCTGGCCCTGCCGCCCGCCCGTCCCTGCCTTCGCCCCCTCCGCTCTCCCTGCAAAGTCGGCGACCGTCGGTGCCGCTCAGCAGCCAGTCTCCGGCAGTCCGGTGGCAACACCGCAGCAAACATGCAAATCAATTTAAGGTACTGAAACCCCCTAATTTTTTATTTAGGGTTTGCTTTTTGCACTATGCTATCATGAATTGATGAACACATACATAATTTTGGACATCATTTCTGACTCAATTAGTTTTATTGATAGAAAATAAATTTTATTGCAGGAATTTTGAAGAATGAAGAGGGCCGGAAACATTGTTTCTCTTTTCTAGAGAGAAGCTATGAAGATAGGGAAGAAGAAGGCAATGAATCTGTCAAATGTGGCCGAAGAGCAAGCCAGAGAACTTGTGTGTATGCTGGTTGTGATTGAAGAGCAAACTCAAGAACCAACAATGGCTATGTCAAATATGGCCGAAGAGCAAGCCGAAGAACTTGTGTGTAGGCCTTGGAAATCTTGTTGATCTCTAGGTTAAGCTTGTTCAAACAGGGAGACATATAGTTCATCATTTGGTGTACTTGCTTCTAAAATTGGTATTGATTCTACCGGTGGCAACAGCTAATGTTGAGAGAGCATTTTCTACCATGAGTATAGTCAAGAGCAAGTTGAGAAATAAGATGGGTGATAGTCTTTTGGATGATTGCCTACTCACATACATTGTCATGGCAATGCAAAAGCATAGGCCACAAATATAGTCTTTTCGAGCTTCTGAAGGTATGTACTATGGTCTATATAGTATGCACTATGTATGCTTCTCTATGCAAAACTTAGACTTAATTGAGAATTTTAGTGTGTTTGTAAGACCATATTATGATATTAATCTATTTCTATGTGATATTGGTAAGTAGTTAGAACGCCCAAATGTCATATTTCTTGTTAATTTTTTTTGTAGGGCTGGACCACCCTGATGTCAAATGCTAACTCCGCCACTGCATCCAACCACGGGTTGGTTCGCTACAGCTTTCAAAGTTATCACCTGCAAAGTTGGCGTAGTTCATTTCAGAAATGCAGGAAATCCACGATTCCAATCTAACGTACGAACGCCAGCAGCCATGTCACGTCTGCTAGTGGAGGTGTCAAAAATATTCCCCGGCGTCACGTCAAATTGCCCGGCCCCAAGATTGGGGGACTGAGTTTTGCTTCTGAGTTGTCCAAGAAACGtccccttttttttcttttggtgAAAGTCATTATGACGGTGTATATTTTTTTAACATAGTACAAACGCAAGCGCTTAATTATATACATACACATACACTCATCCATAtaaacgcacacacgcacaccctattCTCATGAGCACCTTTGAAAAACTGAATCGACATATCAGCTTGAAATTTACAAATATTAATTGAAAATAACAGTTACGTCATCCGTCCAAGTCAAAGTTTTGGTTCCCCTCCGCATGTTTGGCTAAATCATACGCGGCTCTATTGGCCTTTCTTAGACAATGATGATTAAAAACAACTTAAGTAAATTCCGACAAAGGAAGGTGCATTCCGCATACTAGATGGTTGCCGCAGGTCCAATAGAATTGCCACCATTTTGCATGACCTCGGCAACATCCATACAGTCAAATTCGACCAGCATACTCCCCGCAAAAGAGAAGGGAAATCGACAAGTATACAATTGCATCCCACGTAGCAGCGTCATGTTTGCCTCACCCATGAAGTCATGTTCACTTTCTCCGGTGAGTGGGGGCGGCTAGGCCTGCAACGTCGACAGCTTATTTTGTTGCACTTTCTGGTTTCTGCGTGCCTTCCAGTCCTATCCGGCTATATATAAATTCAATACCCAACAACCAACGACAGACAATCCTCTCACCCAAGCCAGCCACAGAGGAGAAGCGAGAGGGTTAGCATGGCGGTTGACTATGGGAGCAGGGAGGAGAGGTGGAGCCTGGCCGGCACCACCGCGCTCGTCACCGGCGGTAGCAAAGGGATTGGGTACGTATATCCACACATGCATGCATTCACGAACGCATGCCTCTCTTAATTCTACACAAGTGCAGCTAGTACTCGTAAATTACTTCCTAGTCTTAATTTGTGCTAGGCATGCCATCGTGGAGGAGCTTGCCGGGTTTGGGGCGAGGGTGCACACCTGCTCCCGGAATGGGGCGGAGCTAGAGGAGTGCCGTCGACGGTGGGAGGAGAAGAACCTGCAGGTCACCGCCTCCGTCTGTGATGTTTCCATACGTGCCGACAGGGAGAAGCTTATGGAAACAGTCCGAGAAACTTTCAATGGCAAGCTTGACATACTAGTAAGTATATTAATAATTTTATTGGTATGTCTAGAGCATAGTGATATAATTATTGCATATCTAAGTGACTCAATCAaactagaaagaaagaaaaaagctAATGAAAATGTTTACACGAATCTTCACGTATAATCAATGATataggacttagatgtgcaatacttatggcacattTAGATGTGCTTTAGAAAAACTGTAACTTATAATCTATTAAGATAGTAAGGGGAAATACACAGGAGTGCCTGGGTGCTCCACCCCCTATACGAAAATTAAATTTGGAAAATAacaggaatttttttaaaaaaactaaaATCTTTGTATCTCAATCTTGGGTGCCCAATCTACTCCCGTATGAACTTTTGTAGAAAAATACCAGGAAATTTATATGTGGCAAGGAAAATACAGTCCAAACTAAAATCCACCCAACCAGTTTTTTTCTATAGATATGAgttttttttgtcttttttggTATTCTTTCACGAAATTTCACACGGAAGTAGATTGGGCTCTTAGGTTTCATATCCCAAAACCCCCCAAAAAATTCAAATTTATCGGTACTTTTTTTTGAACTTAATGTTCATACGGGAGTATGGAGCACCCAAGTGCTGCCAATTCTTTTCGGATAGTAAGCTCCTTCAATTTTGGTCCTCCTGGTGCAGTGCCGGCTGTGGGGGCGCTATAGGCCTTGCCTGTAAGGGTGTGTTGATGGTTGAGGTTCCTATTTTTTTTTCTATTCTATTTTTAAAATTTATTTTTCCATATTCTAATTCATGAATATCTATTAAAAATTGTGAACATTGTTTAGTCCCTAGATAAATTTTAATTTGATGAACTTTNNNNNNNNNNNNNNNNNNNNNNNNNNNNNNNNNNNNNNNNNNNNNNNNNNNNNNNNNNNNNNNNNNNNNNNNNNNNNNNNNNNNNNNNNNNNNNNNNNNNNNNNNNNNNNNNNNNNNNNNNNNNNNNNNNNNNNNNNNNNNNNNNNNNNNNNNNNNNNNNNNNNNNNNNNNNNNNNNNNNNNNNNNNNNNNNNNNNNNNNNNNNNNNNNNNNNNNNNNNNNNNNNNNNNNNNNNNNNNNNNNNNNNNNNNNNNNNNNNNNNNNNNNNNNNNNNNNNNNNNNNNNNNNNNNNNNNNNNNNNNNNNNNNNNNNNNNNNNNNNNNNNNNNNNNNNNNNNNNNNNNNNNNNNNNNNNNNNNNNNNNNNNNNNNNNNNNNNNNNNNNNNNNNNNNNNNNNNNNNNNNNNNNNNNNNNNNNNNNNNNNNNNNNNNNNNNNNNNNNNNNNNNNNNNNNNNNNNNNNNNNNNNNNNNNNNNNNNNNNNNNNNNNNNNNNNNNNNNNNNNNNNNNNNNNNNNNNNNNNNNNNNNNNNNNNNNNNNNNNNNNNNNNNNNNNNNNNNNNNNNNNNNNNNNNNNNNNNNNNNNNNNNNNNNNNNNNNNNNNNNNNNNNNNNNNNNNNNNNNNNNNNNNNNNNNNNNNNNNNNNNNNNNNNNNNNNNNNNNNNNNNNNNNNNNNNNNNNNNNNNNNNNNNNNNNNNNNNNNNNNNNNNNNNNNNNNNNNNNNNNNNNNNNNNNNNNNNNNNNNNNNNNNNNNNNNNNNNNNNNNNNNNNNNNNNNNNNNNNNNNNNNNNNNNNNNNNNNNNNNNNNNNNNNNNNNNNNNNNNNNNNNNNNNNNNNNNNNNNNNNNNNNNNNNNNNNNNNNNNNNNNNNNNNNNNNNNNNNNNNNNNNNNNNNNNNNNNNNNNNNNNNNNNNNNNNNNNNNNNNNNNNNNNNNNNNNNNNNNNNNNNNNNNNNNNNNNNNNNNNNNNNNNNNNNNNNNNNNNNNNNNNNNNNNNNNNNNNNNNNtaatgataccaagcctcggtatgaatggcatattttctaatctttctcatcttcaaccgcattgcatccatcttgatcttgtgatcatcgacgacatccgaaacatgcaactccaatatcatcttctcctcctcatttttttattttttccttcaagtaattgttttcttcttcaactaaatttaacctctcgacaatagggtcggttggaatttctggttcaactacctcctGCATAAATAAAATCCATGTCACATTGGTCGGCATAATTAtaataaacaataaatgaaccaaatagttataaaaaaataatatataccacatccgaatcatagctaggacgagggccgacgggggcggataccaaaaccatcgcactatataataacaagcaataataaaaataagaaaattagacaagtatatatctaaagtaagaatattttttctttcagaaagaagataagacaagaggctcaccacggtggtgccggcgacgagatcggcgccggcgatcgacggcggtgaagacggggataggacgtgacggaccgctaaacctatgCAAATCTCAGAGAAAATGGAGTTTGGAGGTCGAGCTTTTAGAgaagaaagcttaactagtgtggctcgggcatttcatcgaacacctaatgtgcataggaggtgagctagagcacccaaatgccctcccCTCGTCGGctagaaaaaacagagcactgtggagtgctctgctgcgGCGATGGGATATATATAGGCAGCTCATTTGTCCTCCCCTCgtggctcgaaccgggacagaaggtggagctttagtcccggttcatgcctaTAATCGGGACAAATGgatccagatgaaccgggaccaatgcccacgaggccccggccggcccccgggctcacgaaccgggatgtatacccccatgggtcccggtttgtgactgaaccgggactaatggacTGGCCAGGTCcgaaccaaagccctgttttctactagtggctAGACGTGCCCTGAAACTGAAGTCTCACTGTTGCTTCGCCATTCGCCGTCATACACAAATGATGTTATAGCATTTGAAGTTTTTTTTAACACGGGACAAACGTAAGCACttatatacacgcgcatacactcactcCTATGGACGCACACATGCACACCCTATTTCTATGAGTacctccgaaagactgagccggcatatcatcttgaaatttacgaagtcaccgtaggcacctcgtcgtcgacggcAACGTCTCCTCCCATTAAATGCACATCGTcgaaaattctaaaataaatccagaaataaatGTGAGCATCAGGATTTAAACCTCGGTAAGCTAAAAATATCACagtcctcctaaccatccaaccaggGGCGGAGCTACAGGGTGGCCAGGGCGGGCTGCGGCCCACCTTGAGATTTTGGAGCAGCCTATTATACCTATGGATATTTAACTAGGACAGAAAAAAATAGCCCAATAATTTCCGCTGCGCACGCATTCAGCCACAGCCCACAACCACGGCCTCGTTGGCTCGTTCTAGATCGCGCCAGCCAGTCCCGATGCCAATCCGACGACCGACGCCCTCACCTCACCGCCGCGGCGCCGCCGTTCCTCATGGTCTCGCCGGCTCGCCGGTCGCCGGCCGGAGCCCAGGCCGCCTCCCCTTCCTGCCCGGCGCCCCTGGCTCTCGTCTCCCCCGCGCCCCCGCCCTGCCCTTCTGCCGTTCTGCACCGTTGACCCAAGCCGCGGCTGCCTGGCCCTGCCGCCCGCCCGTCCCTGCCTTCGCCCCCTCCGCTCTCCCTGCAAAGTCGGCGACCGTCGGTGCCGCTCAGCAGCCAGTCTCCGGCAGTCCGGTGGCAACACCGCAGCAAACATGCAAATCAATTTAAGGTACTGAAACCCCCTAATTTTTTATTTAGGGTTTGCTTTTTGCACTATGCTATCATGAATTGATGAACACATACATAATTTTGGACATCATTTCTGACTCAATTAGTTTTATTGATAGAAAATAAATTTTATTGCAGGAATTTTGAAGAATGAAGAGGGCC contains:
- the LOC125538054 gene encoding noroxomaritidine/norcraugsodine reductase-like, encoding MAVDYGSREERWSLAGTTALVTGGSKGIGHAIVEELAGFGARVHTCSRNGAELEECRRRWEEKNLQVTASVCDVSIRADREKLMETVRETFNGKLDILVSILIILLVCLEHSDIIIAYLSDSIKLERKKKANENVYTNLHV